One genomic window of Columba livia isolate bColLiv1 breed racing homer chromosome 9, bColLiv1.pat.W.v2, whole genome shotgun sequence includes the following:
- the LOC102092790 gene encoding D-beta-hydroxybutyrate dehydrogenase, mitochondrial isoform X1 has protein sequence MQTGMCPLWFAAGIARPKHGLALATGLQAAPMLCHWVLGVPAARQGLMGLSLSFPTQAEGKAVLITGCDKGFGHALAKQLHAKGFTVFAGCLLADKNGDGARELKTMKSDRMQVLQMDVCSDQEVAQAVDFVKRTLKEPEGGLWGLVNNAGISTFGEVEFATLDNYKNVAEINLWGTVRVTKAFLPLIRRAKGRVVNITSMLGRMVSPSRSCYCISKFGVAAFSDCLRQEMYRWGVRVILIEPSNFVAATGILTADGIDKQAEALWSGASDTVQEDYGREYFTRHVALMKSFINSGLKDMSLVLNDITDALTSTHPNNRYNPMETYWWVRLQVMTHLPTAIADWLYVPGATL, from the exons ATGCAAACGGGTATGTGCCCACTGTGGTTTGCAGCTGGAATTGCACGTCCCAAGCATGGGCTGGCCCTGGCTACAGGGCTGCAAGCTGCTCCCATGCTGTGTcactgggtgctgggggtgcctGCAGCACGGCAGGGTCTGATGGGATTGTCACTGTCTTTCCCCACGCAGGCTGAAGGGAAGGCGGTGCTGATAACAGGATGTGACAAAGGTTTTGGACATGCCTTGGCAAAACAGCTCCACGCAAAGGGATTTACTGTTTTTGCTGGATGCTTGCTTGCA GACAAGAATGGAGATGGAGCCAGGGAGCTGAAGACCATGAAGTCGGATCGCATGCAGGTGCTACAGATGGATGTCTGCAGTGACCAGGAGGTGGCTCAGGCTGTGGATTTTGTGAAGAGAACCCTGAAGGAGCCAGAGGGAG GTCTGTGGGGCCTGGTGAACAATGCTGGCATCTCAACCTTCGGAGAAGTGGAATTTGCAACTTTAGACAACTACAAGAATGTGGCAGAGATCAACCTGTGGGGcactgtgagggtgacaaaGGCTTTCCTGCCCCTCATTCGCAGAGCTAAAG GCCGTGTGGTGAATATCACGAGCATGTTGGGACGGATGGTGAGTCCATCTCGCTCCTGCTATTGCATTTCCAAGTTTGGGGTGGCAGCCTTCTCCGACTGCCTCCGGCAGGAGATGTACCGCTGGGGTGTCAGAGTCATCCTCATCGAGCCCAGTAACTTCGTGGCAGCAACGGGCATCCTGACGGCAGATGGCATTGACAAGCAGGCTGAGGCACTGTGGAGCGGAGCCAGCGACACCGTGCAGGAGGACTATGGGAGGGAGTATTTCACTCGCCACGTGGCCCTGATGAAGTCCTTCATCAACAGTGGCCTGAAGGACATGTCTCTGGTCTTGAATGACATCACCGATGCACTCACTTCCACGCACCCAAACAACCGTTACAACCCCATGGAGACCTACTGGTGGGTGAGGCTGCAAGTCATGACTCACCTGCCCACTGCCATTGCCGACTGGCTTTATGTCCCAGGAGCCACCTTGTGA
- the LOC102092790 gene encoding D-beta-hydroxybutyrate dehydrogenase, mitochondrial isoform X4 produces the protein MQAAATLLLALGAALLLTGGGRCLGRGLLLLLPRRARRALPDKNGDGARELKTMKSDRMQVLQMDVCSDQEVAQAVDFVKRTLKEPEGGLWGLVNNAGISTFGEVEFATLDNYKNVAEINLWGTVRVTKAFLPLIRRAKGRVVNITSMLGRMVSPSRSCYCISKFGVAAFSDCLRQEMYRWGVRVILIEPSNFVAATGILTADGIDKQAEALWSGASDTVQEDYGREYFTRHVALMKSFINSGLKDMSLVLNDITDALTSTHPNNRYNPMETYWWVRLQVMTHLPTAIADWLYVPGATL, from the exons ATGCAGGCCGCTGCCACGCTGCTGCTGGCGCTGGGCGCCGCGCTGCTGCTGACGGGCGGCGGGCGGTGCCTGGGCCGcggcctcctcctcctcctgccgcgGCGGGCCCGCCGCGCCCTGCCC GACAAGAATGGAGATGGAGCCAGGGAGCTGAAGACCATGAAGTCGGATCGCATGCAGGTGCTACAGATGGATGTCTGCAGTGACCAGGAGGTGGCTCAGGCTGTGGATTTTGTGAAGAGAACCCTGAAGGAGCCAGAGGGAG GTCTGTGGGGCCTGGTGAACAATGCTGGCATCTCAACCTTCGGAGAAGTGGAATTTGCAACTTTAGACAACTACAAGAATGTGGCAGAGATCAACCTGTGGGGcactgtgagggtgacaaaGGCTTTCCTGCCCCTCATTCGCAGAGCTAAAG GCCGTGTGGTGAATATCACGAGCATGTTGGGACGGATGGTGAGTCCATCTCGCTCCTGCTATTGCATTTCCAAGTTTGGGGTGGCAGCCTTCTCCGACTGCCTCCGGCAGGAGATGTACCGCTGGGGTGTCAGAGTCATCCTCATCGAGCCCAGTAACTTCGTGGCAGCAACGGGCATCCTGACGGCAGATGGCATTGACAAGCAGGCTGAGGCACTGTGGAGCGGAGCCAGCGACACCGTGCAGGAGGACTATGGGAGGGAGTATTTCACTCGCCACGTGGCCCTGATGAAGTCCTTCATCAACAGTGGCCTGAAGGACATGTCTCTGGTCTTGAATGACATCACCGATGCACTCACTTCCACGCACCCAAACAACCGTTACAACCCCATGGAGACCTACTGGTGGGTGAGGCTGCAAGTCATGACTCACCTGCCCACTGCCATTGCCGACTGGCTTTATGTCCCAGGAGCCACCTTGTGA
- the LOC102092790 gene encoding D-beta-hydroxybutyrate dehydrogenase, mitochondrial isoform X2 — MQAAATLLLALGAALLLTGGGRCLGRGLLLLLPRRARRALPAEGKAVLITGCDKGFGHALAKQLHAKGFTVFAGCLLADKNGDGARELKTMKSDRMQVLQMDVCSDQEVAQAVDFVKRTLKEPEGGLWGLVNNAGISTFGEVEFATLDNYKNVAEINLWGTVRVTKAFLPLIRRAKGRVVNITSMLGRMVSPSRSCYCISKFGVAAFSDCLRQEMYRWGVRVILIEPSNFVAATGILTADGIDKQAEALWSGASDTVQEDYGREYFTRHVALMKSFINSGLKDMSLVLNDITDALTSTHPNNRYNPMETYWWVRLQVMTHLPTAIADWLYVPGATL; from the exons ATGCAGGCCGCTGCCACGCTGCTGCTGGCGCTGGGCGCCGCGCTGCTGCTGACGGGCGGCGGGCGGTGCCTGGGCCGcggcctcctcctcctcctgccgcgGCGGGCCCGCCGCGCCCTGCCC GCTGAAGGGAAGGCGGTGCTGATAACAGGATGTGACAAAGGTTTTGGACATGCCTTGGCAAAACAGCTCCACGCAAAGGGATTTACTGTTTTTGCTGGATGCTTGCTTGCA GACAAGAATGGAGATGGAGCCAGGGAGCTGAAGACCATGAAGTCGGATCGCATGCAGGTGCTACAGATGGATGTCTGCAGTGACCAGGAGGTGGCTCAGGCTGTGGATTTTGTGAAGAGAACCCTGAAGGAGCCAGAGGGAG GTCTGTGGGGCCTGGTGAACAATGCTGGCATCTCAACCTTCGGAGAAGTGGAATTTGCAACTTTAGACAACTACAAGAATGTGGCAGAGATCAACCTGTGGGGcactgtgagggtgacaaaGGCTTTCCTGCCCCTCATTCGCAGAGCTAAAG GCCGTGTGGTGAATATCACGAGCATGTTGGGACGGATGGTGAGTCCATCTCGCTCCTGCTATTGCATTTCCAAGTTTGGGGTGGCAGCCTTCTCCGACTGCCTCCGGCAGGAGATGTACCGCTGGGGTGTCAGAGTCATCCTCATCGAGCCCAGTAACTTCGTGGCAGCAACGGGCATCCTGACGGCAGATGGCATTGACAAGCAGGCTGAGGCACTGTGGAGCGGAGCCAGCGACACCGTGCAGGAGGACTATGGGAGGGAGTATTTCACTCGCCACGTGGCCCTGATGAAGTCCTTCATCAACAGTGGCCTGAAGGACATGTCTCTGGTCTTGAATGACATCACCGATGCACTCACTTCCACGCACCCAAACAACCGTTACAACCCCATGGAGACCTACTGGTGGGTGAGGCTGCAAGTCATGACTCACCTGCCCACTGCCATTGCCGACTGGCTTTATGTCCCAGGAGCCACCTTGTGA
- the LOC102092790 gene encoding D-beta-hydroxybutyrate dehydrogenase, mitochondrial isoform X3, whose product MGHPTVPGAGRTGGRCCRLNEAGPVPPAAGARRGAGRGKGRGGRGWWRRRTAAIGCGDAGRCHAAAGAGRRAAADGRRAVPGPRPPPPPAAAGPPRPARLWGLVNNAGISTFGEVEFATLDNYKNVAEINLWGTVRVTKAFLPLIRRAKGRVVNITSMLGRMVSPSRSCYCISKFGVAAFSDCLRQEMYRWGVRVILIEPSNFVAATGILTADGIDKQAEALWSGASDTVQEDYGREYFTRHVALMKSFINSGLKDMSLVLNDITDALTSTHPNNRYNPMETYWWVRLQVMTHLPTAIADWLYVPGATL is encoded by the exons ATGGGCCACCCCACAGTACCTGGAGCCGGCAGGACTGGCGGGCGCTGCTGCCGTTTGAATGAGGCTGGGCCGGTGCCCCCGGCtgccggggcgcggcggggggcgggccgggggaagggccggggcgggcgcggGTGGTGGCGGCGGCGGACGGCGGCGATAGGTTGTGGCGATGCAGGCCGCTGCCACGCTGCTGCTGGCGCTGGGCGCCGCGCTGCTGCTGACGGGCGGCGGGCGGTGCCTGGGCCGcggcctcctcctcctcctgccgcgGCGGGCCCGCCGCGCCCTGCCC GTCTGTGGGGCCTGGTGAACAATGCTGGCATCTCAACCTTCGGAGAAGTGGAATTTGCAACTTTAGACAACTACAAGAATGTGGCAGAGATCAACCTGTGGGGcactgtgagggtgacaaaGGCTTTCCTGCCCCTCATTCGCAGAGCTAAAG GCCGTGTGGTGAATATCACGAGCATGTTGGGACGGATGGTGAGTCCATCTCGCTCCTGCTATTGCATTTCCAAGTTTGGGGTGGCAGCCTTCTCCGACTGCCTCCGGCAGGAGATGTACCGCTGGGGTGTCAGAGTCATCCTCATCGAGCCCAGTAACTTCGTGGCAGCAACGGGCATCCTGACGGCAGATGGCATTGACAAGCAGGCTGAGGCACTGTGGAGCGGAGCCAGCGACACCGTGCAGGAGGACTATGGGAGGGAGTATTTCACTCGCCACGTGGCCCTGATGAAGTCCTTCATCAACAGTGGCCTGAAGGACATGTCTCTGGTCTTGAATGACATCACCGATGCACTCACTTCCACGCACCCAAACAACCGTTACAACCCCATGGAGACCTACTGGTGGGTGAGGCTGCAAGTCATGACTCACCTGCCCACTGCCATTGCCGACTGGCTTTATGTCCCAGGAGCCACCTTGTGA
- the LOC102092790 gene encoding D-beta-hydroxybutyrate dehydrogenase, mitochondrial isoform X5: MAEGKAVLITGCDKGFGHALAKQLHAKGFTVFAGCLLADKNGDGARELKTMKSDRMQVLQMDVCSDQEVAQAVDFVKRTLKEPEGGLWGLVNNAGISTFGEVEFATLDNYKNVAEINLWGTVRVTKAFLPLIRRAKGRVVNITSMLGRMVSPSRSCYCISKFGVAAFSDCLRQEMYRWGVRVILIEPSNFVAATGILTADGIDKQAEALWSGASDTVQEDYGREYFTRHVALMKSFINSGLKDMSLVLNDITDALTSTHPNNRYNPMETYWWVRLQVMTHLPTAIADWLYVPGATL, translated from the exons ATG GCTGAAGGGAAGGCGGTGCTGATAACAGGATGTGACAAAGGTTTTGGACATGCCTTGGCAAAACAGCTCCACGCAAAGGGATTTACTGTTTTTGCTGGATGCTTGCTTGCA GACAAGAATGGAGATGGAGCCAGGGAGCTGAAGACCATGAAGTCGGATCGCATGCAGGTGCTACAGATGGATGTCTGCAGTGACCAGGAGGTGGCTCAGGCTGTGGATTTTGTGAAGAGAACCCTGAAGGAGCCAGAGGGAG GTCTGTGGGGCCTGGTGAACAATGCTGGCATCTCAACCTTCGGAGAAGTGGAATTTGCAACTTTAGACAACTACAAGAATGTGGCAGAGATCAACCTGTGGGGcactgtgagggtgacaaaGGCTTTCCTGCCCCTCATTCGCAGAGCTAAAG GCCGTGTGGTGAATATCACGAGCATGTTGGGACGGATGGTGAGTCCATCTCGCTCCTGCTATTGCATTTCCAAGTTTGGGGTGGCAGCCTTCTCCGACTGCCTCCGGCAGGAGATGTACCGCTGGGGTGTCAGAGTCATCCTCATCGAGCCCAGTAACTTCGTGGCAGCAACGGGCATCCTGACGGCAGATGGCATTGACAAGCAGGCTGAGGCACTGTGGAGCGGAGCCAGCGACACCGTGCAGGAGGACTATGGGAGGGAGTATTTCACTCGCCACGTGGCCCTGATGAAGTCCTTCATCAACAGTGGCCTGAAGGACATGTCTCTGGTCTTGAATGACATCACCGATGCACTCACTTCCACGCACCCAAACAACCGTTACAACCCCATGGAGACCTACTGGTGGGTGAGGCTGCAAGTCATGACTCACCTGCCCACTGCCATTGCCGACTGGCTTTATGTCCCAGGAGCCACCTTGTGA